The following is a genomic window from Nitrospira sp..
TTGGACAAGAGCCGGTCCATCGATTGCACCGCCACGGAGATGTGTTCGGCGTAGGTCCGCAGGGGAGGCCGGTCGCCGAGATCCTTGCGCAACAGGGACGCGAACAGTTCGACGCTGCCCAGAGGATTGCGGATTTCATGCGCGATGCATCCCACCATCTGCCCCATCGCTTCCAACCGGTTACGCCGCTGGAGACGGTCTTCGAGCCGACGGATGTGGGTCACGTCATGGATGAGCACCACCTTTCCGATCGAAGCCCCTGCTTCATCGGTCAAGTCGGTTTGAGACAGAGCGATGACGACGCCGTTCGGAAGCATCACGGGATATTCCCCATGATCTTTTCGGATCTCCCGGAGAATGTCTGCCGCACATCGGCCGCGCAATTGGGCTTGCGGGATTCCCAACAGACGCTCGGTCGAGTGATTGCACCGCACGACAAGGTCCTGGGAATCCGCCACGATGACCCCCGTATCCAACGACTCCAACACTGCCGTCACATGGGCACGCATCTCTTCGGTCTCACGGAGATGCTCCCGCAGGCTGGCGTTGGTCTGCGCGAGTTCCAGATCCATTTCCTGAAGACGCGCCGTCAAGGCATCATACGACTGCTGTAGAACGGTGGCCGCCTGGTCGAAATCGTGAAAGGCCCGCGCCAACATGTCACTCTTGGCTTGCCGGACCTCCTGAGGATTCCCCGTCACGGCCGGCCCCCTTGACGGGGAAGCGGCTGCGACTCTTCACTCTGCAGAACGGCCGCCATACGGCGGACGAGACTGTCGTGATCCTCGCTGAGAGCGCGCAGGCCGGCCTGGGTGAGGTCTCGGCGTTTGGTATCACGAGCCAGCCGGATGATTTGAAACTGAATCCACGTCGCCTGGTCCTGACTCGGTCCGGCGATCAGTGCCTTCTTATACAAAGCCAATGCGGGTTCCGGCCGACTGAGACGAGCCAAGACATCGGCATAGCGCAGCAAGTCTGTCGCCGCCGGGCTCACGCCACCATTGACGGCCTCGTCGTAGAGCGACACCGCCTCGCCGTACCGTTTGGCCGTTACCAGCGCATCGGCTACCCTCAACTGGACAAAGCGACGATCCTGGTGCCGTGGGTGATGTTGCAACCATTGTCGTCCCAGCTTGATCAGCCCGGCGGCATCCCCCTCTTGCTGAAAGGCGGTCAGAAGGCCCACCAACGCCTCCCCGCTGAAACGTCCGAGAGGAAATTGCAAACGATATCGTTCGAAGACGGAACGAGCTGCGCGCGGGTCTTTCTGTTCAAGATAACTTCGACCCAGCCCCATCAACGCCGCTTCGTGAAATGATTCCGCCTGCTGATTGCGAATCAGCGATTGATAGAGTCTGGCTGCCGCAGCCGGAAAACCGAGCCGCCGGTGGGCATCTGCGACCTCGAGCAACAGCTCCGTGCCCGCATACAATCGATCGGCCCGAGGACCGTGCCGATGAAACAGACTCACAAGCTCAAAATCATCCCGTGCCTTCAAGGCCGTCTCCAGGCGCGGACGAAGAAACGTCACAAGGCGCGCCCCGCTTTTGTCGGGCCAGGGATCGTGCTCGAACTTGCCTGTGCGTAAGACCGCTTGTTCATAGGCCGCGAGCGCCTCTTCCCGCTTTCCGGCCCGCTCGAATGACTCTCCAAGGTGAAAGAGTGCCTCGCTGCCGACCGACGACTCCTCATACTGTTTCGCGCTTTCTTCGAACAATCGGCGAG
Proteins encoded in this region:
- a CDS encoding Flagellar sensor histidine kinase FleS codes for the protein MTGNPQEVRQAKSDMLARAFHDFDQAATVLQQSYDALTARLQEMDLELAQTNASLREHLRETEEMRAHVTAVLESLDTGVIVADSQDLVVRCNHSTERLLGIPQAQLRGRCAADILREIRKDHGEYPVMLPNGVVIALSQTDLTDEAGASIGKVVLIHDVTHIRRLEDRLQRRNRLEAMGQMVGCIAHEIRNPLGSVELFASLLRKDLGDRPPLRTYAEHISVAVQSMDRLLSNLLTYARPDCSKAGWQKTESLIDEVLTLASHAMSGIAIDVRRRLDPLVPRIWCDAAKMQQVLLNLVLNAVQAMPDGGALTIAVQAVPPHDSETPVLHIVVSDSGTGIAPDIRSRVFDPFFTTKDQGTGLGLAIVHALVEAHHGRIDVESSPGQGTSFVITLPQGPVRKGALPVPSAALAGRSMASFRMLSVTEEEIYE